Proteins from a genomic interval of Pristis pectinata isolate sPriPec2 chromosome 9, sPriPec2.1.pri, whole genome shotgun sequence:
- the LOC127574000 gene encoding LOW QUALITY PROTEIN: peptidyl-prolyl cis-trans isomerase FKBP1B-like (The sequence of the model RefSeq protein was modified relative to this genomic sequence to represent the inferred CDS: inserted 2 bases in 1 codon; deleted 4 bases in 2 codons), translating into MATSPNTPNYYCLRKGVEVEIISPGDGRTFKKKRQTCIVDRIGMLQNEKKFDSSRDVKKNLLKFKIGKQEIIKCWEEAXSFGQRIKLTYTRDVTYDAQGHPRVIQDNVTVIFDAELLKLE; encoded by the exons ATGGCGACTTCTCCAAACACTCCG aattATTATTGTTTAAGAAAAGGTGTTGAAGTCGAGATAATATCTCCAGGAGACGGGagaacattt aagaaaaagaGACAGACATGTATTGTCGACCGTATAGGAATGCTCCAAAATGAAAAGAAGTTTGACTCTTCCAGAGAT GTAAAAAAGAATCTATTGAAGTTCAAAATTGGCAAGCAGGAAATAATTAAATGCTGGGAAGAAGC TAGTTTCGGCCAAAGGATAAAACTGACCTACACGCGTGACGTGACATACGATGCACAAGGACATCCTAGAGTCATCCAAGACAATGTTACTGTTATCTTTGATGCAGAGCTGCTGAAGTTGGAATAA